The following are encoded together in the Pseudovibrio sp. M1P-2-3 genome:
- a CDS encoding replication protein RepA: MAKRANPVKDGKENIVQIAMKFGDDYAQKKATTPSEKKALDIKQQYEQSKIDVAQTLYSGFGLVSIFPHRQLKSIDQIWDRESAGLSIMIEPGYSREDGEPIQYGVPYGSRARLIMLYLQSKAIQNGPVIQLGTSMQQWMTQMGISTGGKSRAQVLEQANRIAACRISLSYIRDDGTEKIQRQNIVEEMSINTRLASSNPTAVLSESFYNTLINHRLKVEGRAIAALQNSSIAIDVYTWLCYRLHHITEDVPITWRGIYAQHGHGFKSLAQFKAKFKDDWLPKVLAVYQDARVEVDPRNGIILKPSPPALKTDKLYAVKAPAFQIPEKQAIETSKRQVSPPSLMGRR, translated from the coding sequence ATGGCAAAAAGAGCCAATCCCGTTAAAGACGGTAAGGAAAATATAGTTCAAATCGCAATGAAATTTGGCGATGACTATGCTCAAAAAAAAGCCACAACTCCTTCCGAAAAAAAAGCTCTAGACATAAAACAACAATACGAGCAATCAAAAATTGACGTAGCCCAGACATTATACTCTGGCTTCGGCCTTGTCTCAATATTTCCCCATCGACAACTTAAAAGCATTGATCAAATTTGGGATCGTGAAAGCGCCGGCTTATCAATTATGATTGAGCCAGGGTACTCTCGTGAAGATGGTGAACCCATACAATACGGAGTTCCATATGGGTCCCGAGCAAGATTGATCATGCTTTACCTACAGAGTAAAGCGATCCAAAATGGGCCAGTAATCCAGTTAGGTACATCTATGCAGCAGTGGATGACCCAAATGGGCATCTCAACTGGTGGCAAAAGCAGAGCACAGGTCTTAGAACAGGCAAATCGGATTGCTGCATGCCGTATTAGCCTAAGCTACATACGAGATGATGGCACTGAAAAAATCCAAAGACAAAATATCGTCGAGGAAATGTCTATAAACACAAGGCTTGCCAGTTCAAACCCAACAGCAGTACTTTCTGAATCTTTTTATAATACTCTCATTAATCACCGTCTAAAGGTGGAGGGGAGAGCGATTGCTGCATTGCAAAACTCATCAATCGCAATCGATGTATACACATGGTTATGTTATCGCCTACATCATATCACTGAGGATGTTCCAATAACGTGGCGTGGGATTTATGCCCAGCACGGACACGGTTTTAAATCATTGGCACAATTCAAAGCCAAATTTAAAGATGATTGGCTGCCAAAAGTATTAGCCGTGTATCAAGATGCTCGGGTAGAGGTGGATCCAAGAAACGGAATCATTTTGAAACCATCTCCCCCAGCACTGAAAACAGATAAGCTTTATGCTGTAAAAGCGCCTGCTTTTCAGATTCCAGAAAAGCAGGCTATAGAAACATCTAAACGACAGGTATCACCCCCTTCCCTGATGGGGAGGAGGTGA
- a CDS encoding TraM recognition domain-containing protein: MAYKEIRGTTGSQEIRQQHITRDARPVSKKIFDSLHKREVVVTLLFILALVGFLVPGTADIALLIALSLALFAKSRPEKVPFKLPIQANRIDKNEISPKDGRPSKAQGIFYLGNEQVTGLEIWLTNDDCRQHFLVLGTTGAGKTQVMISFASNAILWGSGFLYCDGKGDVDLFASIYALARRMGREDDLLLLNYMTGNKSVSKTHGRIKTNTMNPFASGSAENIIQMIIGLMADAGSDPMWKERATTLIGTIIRPLVWKRDQGLLELNAKVIRNATTLKALYELADETLNKDLPQDLRKALKDYLQDLPGWNDKLGPNQDKTVLEQHGYQVMQFTKVFSLLSSDYGHIFGASAGDIDLTDVVLNRRLLVIILPALEKATDELAALGKIIISNLKVMMGANLGSEVEGSWQTIVEDRATNSASPFLINFDEVGYYTVDGMNLIAAQARGLGFMVVYGAQDVTAMKSLNDKIAGSILANTNTQIIMKTGDEDTVDMAVAAGGKAHRAQGTNLKRSTSGLTGGYTDPGDAGLTEVNRVDNLDLRGQNTGEATVINGDTVIRSRLFYAGPEHTVDKKKLYLRTNFLIPVSTPDPEVLESEEVLPKIINRVTNKKFTELISKNAVATAKNPNPQTDMGLLTVSLQKLRSCKDSKRRPIETSCAALSLFSGGGATETEKLALAVKAVNSQSAPKAAIEKPEFGADFISDIPHEAFINVTEKSAINVHEQPNVGLLNKVSELNYSTDDMVTPQDIDTRLIGTDKYDPAKPDHDLLSEAAETTQDLWENIENEQDQTEGNSDSKSGMILMNYLDELFDEKVDH; encoded by the coding sequence ATGGCATATAAAGAAATTCGTGGCACAACAGGATCGCAGGAAATACGGCAGCAGCATATTACTCGTGATGCTCGGCCTGTTTCCAAAAAAATATTTGACTCTCTTCATAAAAGAGAGGTTGTTGTAACTCTACTCTTTATTCTAGCACTTGTAGGTTTTCTTGTACCCGGTACAGCTGATATTGCCCTCCTCATTGCTCTGAGTCTAGCGTTGTTTGCTAAGTCCAGACCAGAAAAAGTCCCCTTTAAACTACCAATTCAAGCAAACAGGATCGACAAGAACGAAATAAGCCCTAAAGATGGGCGGCCATCAAAAGCCCAAGGTATTTTCTATTTAGGAAATGAGCAGGTAACGGGACTTGAAATCTGGCTTACTAATGATGACTGCCGACAACACTTTCTCGTACTTGGAACAACCGGAGCTGGTAAAACCCAAGTAATGATCAGCTTCGCAAGTAATGCAATCTTATGGGGATCGGGGTTCTTATATTGTGACGGTAAGGGTGATGTTGATCTTTTTGCTAGTATCTATGCCCTGGCTCGCCGAATGGGGCGCGAGGATGATCTACTTCTCCTAAACTATATGACGGGGAACAAAAGTGTTTCAAAGACCCATGGCCGTATAAAAACAAATACAATGAACCCTTTCGCCTCAGGGTCAGCTGAAAACATCATTCAAATGATTATTGGCCTAATGGCAGATGCTGGGTCAGATCCAATGTGGAAGGAAAGGGCAACAACATTAATTGGAACCATCATCAGGCCTCTGGTATGGAAACGCGATCAAGGTCTACTAGAGCTCAACGCAAAAGTAATTAGAAACGCAACCACTTTGAAAGCTCTATACGAGCTAGCCGATGAGACCCTAAATAAAGATTTACCTCAGGATCTTAGAAAAGCACTCAAAGACTATCTACAGGACCTTCCAGGATGGAATGATAAATTAGGACCCAACCAAGACAAAACTGTTCTTGAACAGCATGGCTATCAAGTTATGCAGTTTACAAAGGTGTTCTCCCTCCTAAGTAGTGACTATGGCCATATATTTGGTGCATCAGCTGGCGATATTGATCTAACTGATGTTGTCCTAAATAGACGTCTACTGGTTATCATTCTTCCTGCTCTAGAAAAGGCAACAGACGAACTTGCTGCACTTGGTAAAATCATTATTTCGAACCTGAAGGTAATGATGGGCGCCAACCTTGGAAGTGAAGTAGAGGGGTCTTGGCAAACAATTGTAGAAGACCGAGCCACCAACTCAGCTTCTCCTTTTCTCATCAACTTTGACGAAGTGGGCTATTATACAGTAGATGGAATGAACCTGATCGCAGCACAGGCTAGAGGCTTGGGATTCATGGTTGTTTACGGTGCCCAAGATGTCACCGCAATGAAATCATTAAATGACAAAATTGCAGGTTCCATCCTTGCTAACACCAACACCCAGATTATAATGAAAACTGGTGATGAAGACACCGTTGATATGGCTGTTGCAGCAGGTGGTAAAGCCCACCGAGCACAAGGTACTAACTTAAAAAGATCAACCTCAGGCTTGACCGGCGGCTATACCGATCCCGGCGATGCAGGACTCACAGAGGTTAATAGAGTAGACAACCTCGATCTGCGTGGCCAAAATACAGGTGAAGCTACCGTTATTAACGGGGATACGGTCATACGTTCCCGGCTGTTCTACGCAGGACCAGAGCACACAGTAGACAAGAAAAAGCTGTACCTGCGCACAAACTTTTTGATCCCTGTTTCGACACCAGATCCTGAAGTTCTTGAATCTGAGGAAGTCTTACCGAAGATAATAAACCGTGTCACTAATAAGAAATTCACGGAACTCATCTCGAAAAATGCCGTGGCTACCGCAAAGAATCCCAACCCCCAAACAGATATGGGTCTGTTGACTGTTTCCCTACAAAAGCTTCGGTCGTGTAAAGACAGTAAACGTAGACCCATTGAAACTAGCTGCGCTGCATTGAGCCTCTTCTCAGGAGGGGGGGCCACAGAGACTGAAAAACTTGCACTAGCAGTGAAGGCTGTCAATTCTCAAAGTGCTCCTAAAGCTGCAATAGAGAAACCAGAATTTGGCGCGGATTTCATTTCTGATATCCCTCATGAAGCATTTATTAATGTGACCGAAAAAAGCGCAATCAATGTTCATGAACAGCCCAATGTCGGGCTACTAAACAAGGTATCTGAGCTTAATTACTCCACTGATGACATGGTAACACCTCAGGACATCGATACACGCCTTATTGGAACAGATAAATACGATCCAGCAAAACCTGATCATGATTTATTGTCCGAGGCAGCTGAAACCACTCAGGACCTATGGGAGAATATTGAGAATGAGCAAGACCAGACGGAAGGTAATTCTGATTCAAAAAGTGGCATGATACTCATGAATTACTTAGATGAATTATTTGACGAAAAGGTCGATCACTAA
- a CDS encoding metallophosphoesterase family protein — protein MYFFTADTHFGHDAIIEHCNRPFANSEDQTSQLIERWNAVVRPGDHVFVLGDFAFKAPPGSLHGIFESLHGSKSLVLGNHDNQEVRSLPWTSHDARQPELALTNQLRFKHNKQTYFMCHYAWRTWPEDHHGSIHLFGHSHGSLPDHDRSTDVGVDCWNYYPVSVNQIRSKFA, from the coding sequence TTGTATTTCTTTACTGCGGATACGCATTTTGGTCATGACGCCATTATAGAGCATTGCAACCGACCTTTTGCTAACTCTGAAGACCAGACTTCACAGCTTATTGAGCGCTGGAATGCTGTGGTTCGGCCAGGCGATCATGTATTTGTTCTCGGAGATTTTGCATTTAAAGCCCCTCCCGGAAGTCTACACGGAATATTTGAAAGCTTGCATGGATCAAAATCACTTGTTCTCGGCAATCATGACAATCAAGAAGTTAGGTCTCTTCCGTGGACTTCACATGATGCTCGACAACCTGAATTGGCTTTAACCAATCAGCTACGTTTCAAGCATAATAAGCAGACCTACTTCATGTGTCATTATGCTTGGCGTACTTGGCCGGAAGACCACCATGGCTCTATCCACCTTTTTGGCCATTCACATGGCTCCCTACCAGATCATGATCGATCAACGGATGTGGGCGTAGATTGCTGGAACTACTACCCAGTGAGTGTGAACCAGATACGCAGTAAGTTCGCATAA
- a CDS encoding type II toxin-antitoxin system HipA family toxin, with the protein MDRELDVYLINEIIGRLTQDELARMSFTYDGAYLSRHSAPISFSMPLREEPYPDHIASPFFSGLLPDEQARRRLARTLGLSEDNQFGLLEVVGGECAGALSLLPSGSSPPDLSSSEVDFVSEKRLNELLQLLRQKPLLGGEQGIRMSLAGAQDKLAVCIVDNEIALPKQGRPTTHILKPYIKGLSGTVENELFCMELAARVGLNVPSVSKSTAGDIQFLLIERYDRLKQVDGSIQKLHQEDFCQAMSVPPALKYEADGGPGLPHSMDLIKKASCRPAQDILTFRQMVIFNYLAGNSDAHGKNFALIYDKDKPQLAPVYDVISTTIYPQFTSNMAMSMLAQYQPHKITLKHWFSLVPDTAAAKKTLIKELQALAIQTSTKSKELLEEYQQKGERSPVLQTIDKKIQSRSRKILSLIEYHQKENLNSTPRIPRRPSP; encoded by the coding sequence ATGGATCGTGAACTGGATGTTTATTTGATCAATGAAATTATTGGCCGGCTCACGCAAGATGAATTGGCCCGGATGTCCTTCACGTATGATGGGGCTTATTTGAGCAGGCACTCAGCACCCATTTCTTTCTCCATGCCTCTTCGAGAAGAACCGTATCCTGATCACATAGCGTCTCCATTTTTCTCAGGATTACTACCTGATGAACAGGCAAGGCGCCGGCTTGCGCGTACACTCGGTCTTTCAGAGGACAATCAATTTGGACTTTTAGAAGTGGTAGGCGGCGAATGCGCAGGAGCCTTATCTTTGTTGCCATCAGGCTCATCTCCCCCGGATCTCTCATCTTCGGAAGTCGATTTTGTTAGCGAGAAGCGTTTGAACGAACTCCTCCAGCTACTTCGACAAAAACCACTCCTTGGGGGGGAACAGGGGATCAGGATGTCACTTGCAGGCGCGCAAGATAAACTGGCCGTATGTATTGTAGATAATGAGATCGCTCTTCCCAAACAAGGAAGGCCCACAACCCATATTTTAAAGCCCTACATCAAAGGGTTAAGTGGCACCGTAGAAAATGAATTATTTTGTATGGAATTAGCTGCACGGGTCGGCTTAAACGTCCCCTCTGTATCAAAGTCAACAGCCGGAGATATACAATTTTTGCTCATTGAAAGGTACGATCGGCTGAAACAGGTTGACGGGAGCATACAAAAACTCCATCAAGAGGACTTTTGTCAGGCCATGAGTGTACCACCAGCTCTCAAATATGAAGCGGATGGAGGCCCCGGCTTACCCCATTCAATGGATCTAATAAAAAAAGCTTCATGCCGCCCTGCACAAGACATTTTAACATTCAGACAAATGGTGATCTTTAACTATTTGGCCGGAAACTCTGACGCTCATGGCAAAAACTTTGCCTTAATATATGATAAAGATAAACCTCAGTTGGCACCGGTCTATGATGTTATAAGCACCACGATCTATCCTCAATTTACCAGTAATATGGCCATGAGTATGCTGGCACAATATCAGCCCCACAAAATTACCCTGAAACATTGGTTTTCATTGGTACCGGATACTGCTGCAGCAAAGAAGACTTTAATCAAAGAGCTGCAAGCACTTGCAATACAGACATCTACTAAATCCAAGGAACTTCTGGAAGAGTATCAACAAAAAGGTGAGAGGTCCCCTGTGCTACAAACAATTGACAAAAAAATCCAATCTAGATCTCGCAAGATACTCTCATTAATTGAATACCACCAAAAGGAAAATTTGAATTCCACACCTCGCATACCGCGCCGTCCTAGCCCGTGA
- a CDS encoding helix-turn-helix domain-containing protein, whose protein sequence is MKIENHVDLGSAIRKERKAQHLTLNQLSSVSGVGIRYIRELETGKSSCQIGLAFLVMQALGLSIEVKSRSS, encoded by the coding sequence ATGAAAATCGAAAACCATGTAGATCTCGGTTCTGCAATCCGGAAAGAACGGAAAGCACAACACTTAACATTAAACCAACTGTCTTCAGTGAGCGGCGTAGGTATCCGATATATCCGCGAACTCGAAACCGGAAAGAGTAGCTGTCAAATAGGACTAGCATTTTTAGTTATGCAGGCACTTGGACTATCGATAGAAGTAAAATCAAGGAGCTCATAA
- a CDS encoding GNAT family N-acetyltransferase produces the protein MKLNKRALYATDALEFNQITQNLDLIKAQSLEKYLEKFQFNYSSGIHLDLRDFPWPAHVEVEKGFEDIFSTQPYIKAWEDESILYIDMLYVPPSLRGTGIGTQLAKSTMAQASSLIQRVRLRSAALGSGHTMPFWKSLGFQPAYDVTRLSEDIDNVADILVMGLNNHPTPAPIPLTDDSEFRDIIEHIDDTLIYETDHKNESYPSKLTVCTRR, from the coding sequence ATGAAGCTCAATAAAAGGGCACTTTACGCAACAGATGCTCTTGAATTTAACCAAATTACTCAAAATTTAGACCTCATCAAAGCACAGTCACTAGAAAAATATTTAGAGAAATTCCAGTTCAATTATAGCTCAGGAATACATTTGGATCTGAGAGATTTCCCATGGCCAGCACATGTTGAGGTTGAGAAAGGTTTTGAAGATATATTCTCAACCCAACCATATATTAAGGCATGGGAGGATGAGAGCATTCTTTATATTGATATGCTGTATGTACCTCCATCTTTACGTGGTACAGGAATTGGAACCCAGCTAGCCAAGTCTACCATGGCGCAAGCCTCATCCCTTATTCAACGTGTTAGGCTCAGAAGTGCTGCACTTGGTAGCGGCCATACCATGCCTTTCTGGAAGTCTCTTGGATTTCAGCCTGCCTATGATGTAACCAGACTGTCTGAAGATATTGATAACGTAGCAGATATCTTAGTAATGGGCCTCAATAACCATCCAACACCGGCCCCAATACCTCTAACCGATGATAGTGAATTTCGAGATATTATAGAACATATTGATGATACTTTGATCTATGAAACTGACCACAAAAATGAGAGTTATCCATCAAAACTCACAGTATGTACAAGGCGATGA
- a CDS encoding UvrD-helicase domain-containing protein, with product MLELAALDISKGSIVAPAGCGKTHLITECLKIRHTAKPILVLTHTNAGVAALRSRLVQQAVPRNNYALATLDGWAMRIVSMFPEKSGITSKTLQLSTPKNDYPAIKAAALSLLKKEHISELIASNYEHLFVDEYQDCLATQHAIVNELSKILPTCVFGDPLQNIFDFGDTQIDWDQTVLQDFPLQTELSTPHRWINAGQQDLGDWLLSIRSNLLMGQPIDLLQAPFGATWVNISSSANMPPILEATHSMPHGITSSIIICDSTNKRRQQKIARSTMGSTVVENAELSDLIDFVSTYEFSSKTATETLIRKAGDILRSVEVSKTIKRFTSLKSGTARKPPNEAEQAILTFDRSRTPKYAAAMLSAISKQPGVSIYREDVFRGLLKAFNSSPSPNDIKERAIKIREERRFYSRTIGKRAVGSTLLVKGLEADQVVIVDTQSLNAQNLYVALTRGAKRILVCSPSSTLQPS from the coding sequence ATGCTTGAACTCGCAGCATTGGATATTTCCAAGGGATCAATAGTCGCACCAGCTGGCTGTGGTAAAACCCACCTTATTACCGAGTGTCTTAAGATTAGGCATACTGCAAAACCTATTCTCGTGCTCACGCACACAAATGCAGGGGTTGCAGCTTTACGAAGTAGATTGGTTCAACAAGCTGTACCACGAAATAATTACGCATTAGCCACACTCGATGGCTGGGCAATGCGTATTGTAAGTATGTTTCCTGAAAAGAGCGGAATAACATCAAAAACGCTCCAGCTATCCACCCCCAAAAATGATTACCCAGCCATAAAAGCGGCTGCCTTGTCCCTTCTTAAAAAGGAGCACATAAGTGAACTTATTGCCTCAAACTACGAGCACTTGTTTGTCGATGAATACCAAGACTGCTTGGCAACACAGCACGCTATTGTAAATGAGCTGTCTAAGATTTTACCCACTTGCGTGTTTGGCGACCCTCTTCAAAACATATTCGATTTTGGCGATACCCAGATAGATTGGGACCAAACAGTTTTACAAGATTTTCCGCTTCAAACTGAATTATCGACACCCCATCGTTGGATTAATGCCGGCCAGCAGGACTTAGGAGATTGGTTGTTATCAATCAGGTCTAACCTTTTGATGGGGCAGCCCATAGACTTACTTCAAGCTCCATTTGGAGCTACCTGGGTCAATATTTCATCAAGCGCCAACATGCCACCAATACTTGAGGCAACTCATTCTATGCCACATGGCATCACCTCTTCTATAATTATTTGTGATAGCACGAACAAAAGAAGGCAACAAAAAATCGCACGATCAACGATGGGAAGCACTGTTGTTGAAAATGCAGAACTGAGCGATCTCATTGACTTCGTATCTACATATGAATTTTCTTCCAAGACGGCAACAGAGACTTTAATAAGAAAGGCTGGAGATATCCTCCGAAGCGTAGAGGTATCTAAAACAATCAAAAGGTTCACTTCATTAAAGTCCGGTACTGCACGTAAGCCTCCGAATGAGGCTGAGCAGGCAATCCTCACTTTTGATAGGAGTAGAACGCCTAAATACGCTGCTGCAATGTTATCCGCAATTTCAAAACAACCCGGAGTGTCCATCTATCGTGAGGATGTTTTTCGGGGGCTACTCAAGGCATTTAATTCATCGCCCTCTCCAAACGATATTAAAGAACGCGCTATTAAGATACGCGAAGAAAGGCGCTTCTATAGCCGTACCATTGGTAAGCGAGCTGTCGGCAGCACTCTTTTGGTAAAGGGACTGGAAGCCGATCAAGTGGTCATCGTTGATACCCAGTCCTTAAATGCCCAAAATCTCTATGTTGCCCTCACGCGAGGTGCAAAACGTATATTGGTATGCTCTCCTAGTTCCACCTTGCAACCTTCATAG
- a CDS encoding ATP-dependent nuclease yields MSQIRAIGIKNFRSIKKFKWYPSPGLHCLIGCGDSGKTTILDAIDLCLGARRSYSFSDVDFHNLETHKPIIIRIALGDLDEQLMTFDIYGDFLQAYDHINHKVLQEPEAGLEACLAIQLKVESDLEPQWSLVSRRAEEKGIQRFLRWDDRQRISPLRLGTHPDWHMSWRKGSIFQKLTEESPDLTAALSSSARKAREDFGSTANAQLTDTLNTVDETAESLGIEIGDGVSALLDANAVSFGAGAVALHGARSVPLTSLGTGSKTLLISGLALKASHSSSITLIDEVETGLEPHRIRRLLSDLGSKDQNSKLQTFTTSHSPVVLRELTYSQLTIVRKNSSSGELTVIEPLETSQAILRTAPEAFLAKSIVICEGKSEIGFIRGIGHGRNKSHEILGVSLVDAGGTSGILPKANEFLRLGFRTAIFMDSDRALEQYGEESFLNNGGSIFKWPNGWALEDAIFQSVDDLPLEKLLNYAVSEVGEAKINDQIKSQSSNSYNLETIRHELHDQSVSLETVTILGKTAKAGAGWFKSIDRYEYVANEIIAPNYAMLDESFREVIDALLKWMDWQNA; encoded by the coding sequence ATGTCACAAATTCGGGCAATTGGAATTAAGAATTTCAGATCAATCAAAAAATTCAAGTGGTACCCAAGTCCCGGCTTACACTGCTTGATTGGATGTGGAGATTCGGGAAAAACAACAATTTTGGATGCTATCGACCTATGTCTGGGCGCCAGACGTTCTTATAGCTTTTCAGATGTTGACTTCCATAATCTGGAGACTCACAAACCTATAATTATTAGGATTGCTCTTGGAGATTTAGATGAGCAACTTATGACATTCGATATTTATGGAGACTTTTTACAAGCCTACGATCATATAAATCATAAGGTACTCCAAGAACCAGAAGCTGGTTTAGAGGCCTGTTTAGCAATCCAACTAAAGGTTGAAAGTGACCTTGAACCGCAATGGTCCTTGGTATCACGGCGCGCAGAAGAAAAAGGGATTCAACGTTTTCTACGTTGGGATGATCGACAACGAATATCACCATTGAGACTAGGTACCCATCCAGATTGGCACATGAGTTGGCGTAAGGGCTCAATTTTCCAAAAACTAACTGAGGAAAGTCCTGATCTTACTGCAGCCCTATCCAGCTCTGCGAGAAAAGCACGCGAGGATTTCGGTAGTACAGCAAATGCTCAACTCACCGACACTTTGAATACTGTAGATGAAACAGCAGAATCTCTTGGAATAGAAATTGGTGACGGTGTATCCGCGCTGCTTGATGCCAATGCGGTCAGCTTTGGGGCGGGAGCAGTTGCCCTTCATGGAGCGAGAAGTGTTCCCCTCACCTCACTTGGAACAGGCTCGAAAACGCTTCTCATATCAGGACTTGCTCTAAAAGCTTCCCATAGCTCTAGTATAACACTGATAGATGAAGTTGAGACCGGCCTGGAACCTCATCGTATCCGGCGCCTTTTAAGTGATTTAGGGTCAAAGGATCAAAATAGTAAACTTCAGACTTTTACGACATCCCACTCTCCGGTTGTCCTGCGTGAACTGACTTATAGTCAGCTTACCATTGTTAGAAAAAACAGTTCAAGTGGCGAGCTAACCGTTATAGAGCCATTGGAAACATCCCAAGCCATCCTACGAACAGCTCCTGAGGCCTTTTTGGCCAAAAGCATCGTGATTTGTGAAGGTAAATCAGAAATCGGTTTCATACGGGGCATAGGACACGGACGAAATAAATCACATGAAATTCTTGGAGTTAGTCTGGTCGATGCGGGTGGAACTTCTGGGATACTTCCCAAGGCAAATGAATTCTTACGTTTGGGCTTCCGGACCGCTATCTTTATGGACAGTGATCGTGCTCTTGAACAATATGGGGAAGAAAGTTTTCTGAATAACGGTGGCTCCATCTTTAAATGGCCAAACGGATGGGCTCTTGAAGATGCGATCTTCCAAAGTGTAGACGATCTACCTTTAGAAAAGTTGTTGAACTATGCAGTATCAGAAGTTGGAGAGGCAAAAATAAATGATCAAATTAAATCCCAATCCAGTAATTCTTATAACCTTGAGACCATAAGGCACGAGCTTCATGATCAATCTGTTTCACTAGAGACTGTCACCATTCTAGGTAAAACAGCAAAGGCTGGCGCCGGATGGTTTAAGTCAATTGATAGGTACGAATATGTTGCAAATGAAATTATAGCACCCAATTACGCCATGCTTGATGAATCATTCAGGGAAGTTATTGACGCTCTTCTGAAATGGATGGATTGGCAAAATGCTTGA
- a CDS encoding DUF5671 domain-containing protein translates to MNSWARCELSGAVPRPQQSTAAWEALFYSILFTAFGMVIINTLIMLLGQITLWIPDPTTPHSYGSLKGQRWSMAASIVFTPLFVWLHVRDMRVHTDNFAQKHGEFRKWLTAIAIFVASLTLLCDAIYLVYRFLDGDVTARFIAKSAAFAVISSVVIYYFRQERAATTSRAGSLANVLPAGLAVLVLLLSFATIGGPAQGRKEYLDRIRLSDLRTLQREVTQCLTIKAAELPASLDPMSCANNPQSLSGYAAAITYHRLSSNWFQLCIKVSDPLRLSGLSGTLNGNTYCVKQSIKKAKQ, encoded by the coding sequence TTGAACAGCTGGGCACGGTGTGAACTAAGTGGCGCCGTACCGAGACCCCAGCAATCAACTGCTGCATGGGAAGCACTGTTCTATTCAATTTTGTTTACCGCATTTGGTATGGTGATCATCAATACCTTGATAATGCTTCTGGGGCAAATTACGCTCTGGATCCCTGATCCAACCACACCTCATTCGTATGGTAGTCTTAAGGGGCAGCGTTGGTCCATGGCCGCCTCAATTGTCTTCACGCCCCTATTTGTGTGGTTGCATGTTCGAGATATGCGGGTTCATACAGATAACTTTGCTCAAAAACACGGCGAATTTCGCAAATGGTTGACGGCGATTGCCATCTTTGTTGCTTCACTAACGTTGCTGTGTGATGCCATCTACTTAGTGTATCGTTTTTTGGATGGGGATGTCACTGCGCGGTTTATAGCCAAGTCCGCTGCCTTTGCGGTGATCTCAAGCGTTGTCATTTATTACTTCAGACAAGAACGTGCCGCTACCACATCCCGCGCCGGATCACTAGCGAATGTCCTACCGGCAGGCTTAGCAGTCCTCGTGCTGCTGCTCTCGTTTGCAACGATTGGCGGACCTGCCCAAGGCCGCAAAGAATATCTGGACCGTATACGTCTATCAGACTTGCGAACATTGCAGCGTGAGGTTACCCAATGCTTGACCATCAAAGCAGCTGAGCTGCCAGCCAGCCTAGATCCCATGAGCTGTGCAAATAACCCGCAATCCCTCTCAGGCTATGCAGCCGCCATTACATACCACCGCTTGTCATCCAACTGGTTCCAGTTATGCATTAAAGTTTCCGATCCCCTTCGTTTATCTGGCCTATCAGGGACACTCAATGGCAATACCTACTGTGTGAAACAGTCTATCAAAAAGGCCAAACAGTAG